The Aerococcus christensenii genome segment GAAATCTCCCTTAGCTTCCTGAATTCCTCGATTTCTTGCTACTGAGGGACCACTATTTTCGATATGCAAAGCCGTAATTTGAGAAGATTTTCGGACCCATTGGTCGCACATTTCAGGTGTGTGATCCTGAGAGCCATCATCTACTAAGATCAATTCAAAATCTTGAAAGCTTTGATCCAAGACGCTTTGCACTGCTCGATCCAGAGTACGTTCTGTATTATAAGCTGGCATAATCACCGATACTAGCATGTATTCTCTATCCTTTCCGTCTTTAATCCTTAGAGGGAATCCTCCTCTTAAAAAGTTTCTCCATTCAAGAAAAGATTCCTACCGATCACTTCTGCAGGAATCTTTAAAAATCAAACACTCTTCTAATAAAGAAGGCTTATTTTTTGTGAAAGCGAAATTTTTCAACTGCCCACTTAGGACAACAAGGATTAGAAAAACCTTGCTTATAGGCAACTACATTCAAAAAGCCAGCATAGGTCCAAAATACCCAACCAATCGGATCTCTATTCGACAAAATAAAATGATTTTCGACAAGATCTAAAACTAAAAGGCTCATCAAAGTGATTAAAAGAATAGCGGCCAAAGTCTTCTGATCTTTATCAACGTTCCAGTCTTTAAAGAATAAATTCTTTAAGTGTGACAAGAGATAGGACACCATGAATCCTCCCATCAAGAGAAAGCCTATCCCCCCTGTTTTCACCAATAAAGCCACATAGGAACTATGCATATTACCCATAGCCCGCTTCAAAGAAGCACGCTCACTCGTTGAGAGTTGGGACATATTCACTTGATCGGTGACTTCATCTGGCTTCATTCGCCGATAAAGGTCCGCATCCGCTAAACCAAAGAGCGGCCGTTGCTTCATTGCCTTTAAGCCAGACTTCCAAATGCCTAAGCGCCCCGCTGAAACCTCTTCATTTCCATCATCATGATGAATCTTAACAGGGGCAGCAATCACATCGCTTAATTTTTTCCCATTTTTTTGTCGTTCTGCAGACAAAAATTCTTCTCTAAAGTTAGCGTCTGTGGCTAATAAATACAGGCCTTGATTCACTATAGGAACATAAGAAAGGACTTTAGCAACAGAGCCATTCACAGAAACCACTAAAAAGATAACCAAAATCGTTTTCCCAATTCTCTTTCCAAAATGAGCAGGTGATGCGGATTGTAATAATTGACCCCCTCTATACAACAAAAACAAGATCCCGGCAGCTATTAAAGCGAGGGTCGTCCCTCTTGAAGAAGCCAAGATGAAATAAAGATATTGCACGATAGCATTCGCCACATATAATTTTTGAAAATGTCGCCAATTGCCTCTTTTTAAAACATTATTCACCAAAGAGGCCGCTACCGATACTGCGCCTAAGGCAGATCCCAGATTAGGACTTGTATATAATCCGAACAAACGATTTTCAATAAAGCCCTGTCTTTGCCAATAGGTTTGTGTCCCATCCAAGACCCAGTAATGGATACTAAAGGCATACAAAATGAGAGATAAGGCGCCTAAAATAAAAATCAATCCAATGAAACAATCATTGAAGCGTTTCATCCACATCTGATTCTCTTTTCCTTCACTAAAAGAAAAAGGATAAACAAGAAAGACAGCCTGCATCGCATAGACCCAGTTAATGGCCGTATCTGGAAATTGGTAAGGAAAATTTAAAAATACAGAGAAGGCAAATCCCACACCAAAGAAGAAGAGAATGGGCCAAAAGCGTGCCGTAAACATTCTTCTTTCAAAGAAAAAATCTTTGGCAATGAGATAAATTCCCCATACAAAAGCAATTTTCATAGGATAATTGGTAATATACAAAGCACTTGGTACAATAAACAAAACATTAATAACCAGTGATATCAATCGAAATAGGTGAGGGTTGTTGATCCCCGCTACTATTTTTTTACTTATCGCCATAAACAAACTCCTTTAACGATTGGGTGGATTAATCATTCAACATGTCATCCATTAAAGTCGTATCTTCTGGCAAGTCTTCCTTAACGGTTTTCCCAATAATTTCATTAATACGTTTAGGTGCAATCCCTGTCCCTGGACGTTTAAAGGTTATCATTTCTCGAGTTAACGCGGTTCCTGCTTTCACATCTTGGGTTAAGACGATCGAACGGCGAGCATTTTTACGAGCAGCGGCTTGTGCTTCTAAATCAGCAGTTGCTTTTCCACGAATTTTCATTTGAAATTCCAATCCCGCTTTAAGAATCTTCATATCTTCTGGATCCATGGCATGGTAATGATCGTTGCCTGGAAGCGTCTTATCTAAAGTGTAATGTTTTTCGATAACCTTTGCTCCTAAAGCCACCGCCGTCTTGATAATATCCATTTGTGGATCTGGGCGAGTATGGTCTGAATACCCAATAATATAATCTGGGAATTCCTTAATCAAGGTTTGAATAATATTCAAGTTAGCATCTTCATTAGGGGTAGGATACTCTAAGACGCAATGCATAATCACAATGTTCTTATTTCCTGTTTTTTCAATGGTTTGAACCGCTTGACGAATCTCTTCTAAGGTTGAAGCTCCCGTAGAGAGAAGAATAGGTTTGCCTTTTTTAGCTTGATATTCAATAAAAGGAAGGTTCGAACAATCTGAAGAGGAAATCTTATAGATATCCATCAAATCATAGAGATAGTCTGCTGATTCAAAATCAAAAGCAGTAGAGAAGAATTCAATTCCTACTTGCTTACAATACTCAGAAAGTTCCTTATATTCTTCATAACCAAAAGAATCAAACTTCTTGAATAATTCATATTGGGACGTTGTTTTTTCTTCACTCGTATCCCAGTAAGAGGGAGAGAACTTGGAAGCGATCGTTTCTGCCTTATAGGTTTGGAATTTAACAGCATCCATCCCTGATTCCTTGGCCTTATCAATCATTAATTTAGCGGCTTCCATCGGCGTGATTTCATTTTCCTTAGCAATATCATAATAGTTCACACCAATTTCTCCAATGACATAATACCCTTGATTCTCTAAAACTGAAAATAAACTCATTTTTTTCTCCTTATTCTAAGATAATCTTTAAAACACGATTTAAACCATGACGTAAGTCATTTCTTACCATTTGTTGACGCATTTGTTGGCGAATTTGTGGAGTTTCCATTAACCAAGTCAAAGTCCTCCCAATGGTTTCTGAATCCAGATGACTGCCTAAGCCTAGATTCATAAAGCCATTGGTAAGGTACCCAAACTCATGCGTCATCTCTCGCTCATTTTGAGCCATCAAGACAGTTGGCACGCCCATTGCTGCTAATTCTAACATCGTTCTTCCTTGAGAAGAAATTGCTAAATCTGCCTTCTTCATATAATCAGACATCACTTTCACATTTTGAATGACATCAATGGCATAAGGCAAGCTTGCAGCTTCTTCTTTCAAAGCTTCATAGGCTTGGTAACCTGGGCCCACAATAATCGTAAAATGAATAGCTTGATTTTGAGAGACATAGGGAATAGCTTCCAGTAATTTTTGACTCAAATTATTCGGATCTACTCCTCCAAAAATCACTAGGACCTCTTGAACCTTCTCGTGAAATTCACTCACTGAAGCAAATAAAAATTCATCTCGAATGACATAGTAGTCAGATCCCCAATAATACTGATTGCCCGACTTTTGAGGGGCATAAAGGTCATTAATGACAGCATCCGCAAGATCTGCCCCAGGCCCTAAATCTTCGAAATTAATCAAGCGAACAGGAAGTTCTTTCAAAGCTTCCATATAAGACAAACTCGTATTGAGCATATCATTCACCACAACATCCGCATGGTAAGTTTTGATAAGATCAATCATTTCTTCATCCGAAGAAATCACAGAGTATGGGAAGTGACTGGCTTCCAATTTCTTTTGAGCCAAATCTGATTTTTCACTCGTTACAAAGTGAACTTGATGGTGGATTAAACCATAAGCTAAAGCTAAGCCTCTATAAACATGTCCCAATCCAATTTTGGAATAGCCTTCTACCCGAATCAGAATGGTTTTCTTGGATAATTCATTTTCACATACCCACCAATCTTGTGGGCGATCTATATCCACTGCTTCGTTCTCTGGGACTTCAAATACAGACAGTTTCTTCCCAATTCGACTATTTTCTTGCATAGCCTGAGCACGAGTAATCAGAAAGGCACCTGTTTCAAAATAATTAGCCGGCAAATATTGACGATTTAACCGTTCTTTATAGTGAGGAATAATTTCTCCTTCTTCATTCTTCCCCCAAGACAAGTGTGGATGATTCACAACACTAATAATCGTTTCTACATCCTCATGCTCCATTAAATAATCAATGGCCTTATCCAAGGTTTTCGTCGTTAGAAGAGGAGAGGTAGCTTGTAAGGTAATAATTACATCATAAGTTTTTCCCTTTTTCTCTTCCATTTTTTGATAAGCATCATAGATAACCGGATCTAGCGTCACATGATCCTCTGCTAAGCCTTGTCCCCGATCAATCACCTGAGCATGATAGGAAGTAGCAACTCGTGCAATCTCTTCATCATCCGTTGTGACACACACATCCATATCATACTGACTTTTTTGGGCATTACGAATGGCATACGCAATAAGAGGATGGCCCTCCAAAATTCGAACATTTTTTCGTGGAATGCCTCTAGAACCTCCACGTGCTGGAATAACAGCAAGAATTTTCATTTTATTTACTCCTTTGATACTGAGTATTTACTTAGGCTATTATAGCACAACAAAAAGCGCCTAGGCATCACCCTAAGCGCTTTATTCTTAACTTTAGGCACTTCTTAAAAATTTCCTTATTCCATTTCTGACTTTCCTTTGATCCAATCTGCGGTTTCTGCGATTTGTTCAGGATATACAAAGATATAACCCTTCTTCTTCAGCATAGGGATGAGCCTCTTTAAGGCTTGGCGACTCATAGGAATAGAGGCGTGTTGACGAATCACTGTGTGTCGTTTCATTTGAGACAACAACCGATAATAAATGCCTTCTTCTGTTTTTTCTTTCCAGTCATTCGCAGAATTATTCCAATAAATTCCCTTCAAAGGCGCACATAACTTTGCTGTTCTCTCTCTTTCCTGCCCATAAGGCGTTCTGAAACTTGTCGGTTTAAAACCCGTTACTTTTTCAATAATTTCTTGAGTTTTTTGAATTTGATCTTTAATTTGCTTGTCTGTTAACTTAGAAAACGGTGAGTGATCATAACCATTATTTCCCACATGGAAACCTTCTTCCACAATTTTCTTCGCTAAGTCGGGATTCTTTTCCACTTGTGACCCTTGCAAATAGAAAGTTGCTTTCACGTCATTCTCTTTCAGAATTTCTAGGACTTCTTCTGTGCCTTCGTCGGGGCCTCCATCAAAAGTTAAGGCCACTAGCGGGCGAAAATCTGCTGGAGAACCTGTCAATAGGTCTGCCAATTCCTCATGAGCAAACAAGTGATCTAAAGGCTGACTTTCAGTACTTTCATCTGCTGTTTGATTTTTCATAGAGGTCGCATAATCTACTAAATGTTCCTTAAAAATCTTATTCTGTAAAACATTATTTAGATGCTCTCGCTGCTTAACCACTTCTTCATAAGCCTTCGCATACTTTTCAATATCTTCTTCTTCTCTCGTTGGGCTAAAGATCGCCGGCAAATCCTTCAATATTTTATCGATTTTCTCTTTTTCTTTTGCAACTTCTTTGATTTTTTGATAGGCCGTCTTAAGCTGAACAACCAAATCATCTTCATAATCAAAATCAAAAAGTGCCGACTTCTCTTCCACTGCTTTCATCTTGACATCACTATCCAATACCCACTCTGCATTGACTTGTGTGCCTACAATCAAAGGGTGCTTGTTTTCTACACAGTTATTCAAAAACGTAATGGCTTCCTGCTTACGTTGAGCCTTTAGAACAAGTTCCTCCAACACTTTTCCTTTTTCTCCACGTAATTGGCGAGTATCATATTTGGCTTTTTCAAACTGCTCAAAACTAATATTGGGATTAATATAATCATACTTTTCATCAAAATAGAGTTGACTCACTTCTTCTTCAACCTTTTCCTCCGTTACCTTTCGGTTATAAACCAAAAGCGAACACACTATTATTAATCCCAAGAAAAGCACGGTGAGAAATATATACTTTTTCTTTTTTGTCATAGCTTGCCTCTATTCTTTCAACGATCTCCCTCTTCTCAATGAAAAAGGACTAGTGACCTTCATTTCCTTTTTTGAAAATAAAATGTTTCTGAATTTGATAAGATACCAAAAAGAGAAAAATATCAACACCAACTTTTATCAAGGTTATTCGACTGGAAGCTAATTCTAGACTCAACAACCATACCAAACTTGCTGATGCTAACATTTGAATAATAACCAAACTGAAATACTTGATCATACTCTTCTCAGCATTAGAGCGAAAAACCCAAAATCGATTCAATACGTAATTAAACAAGCAAGAACATACTCGTGCAAACACGGTCGCTCCATACACTATTTTAAAAGAAGACTCTGTTCCACTTAAAATTTTAGAAAAAATATAGAAAAGGGATAAGTCTAAAACAAACGAAGTCAAAGCCGATCCGACATATTTCAAAAATGTTCCTTCAGCTGCCAAGTAACTAAAAAAAACACTATAAATAGCCCAGGAATCTTTCACCGGCTGGAAATGCGTTCCTTCATTATCATTGTGATAAATCGTTGCAATTGGAACTTCGATCAAAGGCACGCCCTGCTTAGCGGCATCAATAATCATTTTTAATTCATATTCAAACCGATCGCCACTCAATTTCATCAGCCGTTTTAAATATGTCCGAGGAATCACCCGAAGACCCGTTTGCGTATCTGTTAAAGAAATCCCAGTCACCGCTTTTAAGATCGTCCGCGTCATCTTATTTCCAAATTCACTTTTCCAAGGCACATTATTTTGAAAATCTCTCACGCCCATCACCAAAGCGGTCGGATGTTCTTCAAAACAAGAAATACACTTCATCATATCTTCATAGGTATGCTGACCATCTGAATCAATGGTTATCACACCTTCTACGGTAGGCATCTGATTCAAAATATAGTCAAAAGCCGTTCGAAGTGCACGCCCTTTGCCATAATTTCGATCATGTTCAAGCAAGATAACCCCGTATTCCGATTGAGCCTGTTTAAAATAACGCTCATAATTTGAGCCAGACCCGTCATTCACCAACAGAATAGGGAAATTTCTGGTTTCTAATCTTCGAATATTCGCGAGTAAATCTAACATTTTATTATCCGGCTCTAAGGACGGAATAATGATCGCAATCTCAGCCATAATAACTCCTTTTCTCTTACCTTTTAAGAAGCAAGTTTTTTCATAGTATTACAAGACAAACCACCCCCGAGAAGAATCGAACTTCCGGCACATCGTTTAGGAAACGATTGCTCTATCCACTGAGCTACGGGGGCATGATCTAAGAAAGCAAACAGTCTTTCTTAGTAAATGTATTCTTTTTTCCCATCCTTTAACCTAAGCAAAGGATCAATCATTTCTTTAGTATAAGGCTTTTCTTTCACGAGATCAAGTTTTTCAAAAAGCCCCTCTTAAAAATTTCCGAAGCTTCCTATTCTCCGCAATCTCCTTTTAACTAAAGGGAGTTGCAAACCTAAAGCCCCCCTCCTAACAAGAAGCAGCGTCCATAGTCACTAACTTTTCAAATAAGTCTTCGGAATCTTTGGGAACAAACAGTCGGTCCTGGTACAAAGCAGTCACTAAATGAAGAAGTGAGCGACTATTGTCTAAGACTTGTCGGGTATGCCTATCCGCCTGATCATAATACATCCGATACACCCACTCTGTTAAAAATAAAACCGGTGTCTTTTCTTCAAAAAGCAAATAAGGAGAAAGTGCTGCTGTGGAGTTCACAGTCGTCATGATCAAGTTCTTCGTATCAAAAAATAAGAGATATATCTCCCATGGAAGATCAGTTTCTAAATAATCCACAGGTCCATACTTTCCTTTAGGAGAACGGGGATGTAATTTCACGAAAGCCTTCCACCCCACTTGATCGGCTACTTCCTTTACTCGCTGATACACAGCCACCTCATCAATCCCTGTCTTATCATGCAAGAAAGGCTGATCAAAATACAGAAGTCCATGTTCACTCTCCTCTTGAGGGTGAATCTGATAAGCCTTCTGAAAGACTTCCCGAATGATTTCTAAAGCAGGGTTTCCCGCTTTAAGAGGAGGAAGAGAGATCTTTTGATCCGCTAAAGGGCGCTTCACCAAATCTGGGCGATAAAGATACTCCGATTCCCATTTTCCCGAAAAGAGAGAATGTTTATTCCAATCCAACTGTAATTGGTCCACCCAATTATTGACCTGCATAGGCGGTACTCCTAAATAAGGAGCCATCCCATCTTCAAAATAATGGAGGTGAAACTTTTTCCCACTCTTATGGTGCTGAGCATACAACAAACGTCCAAAATAATTATCCCCTGGAAAATACAGATGATCAAAAAATTCCTCAGTAAATGGATTCGTATTAAAGAACAAACGCGGAATACTCCGATAGTTAGGTCCCATCTTCTGATAAGAGATGCGCACCACTCGAATATCTTTCCGTAATTCCCTCAAAGTGCGATATAAGGTCTCTGCTTGAGTAAATTCATCGTAAAGATAGAGGGTCACATCTTCCCTTTTTAAAAAGTTCTCAATCAAATTTAAACTCGTCACCACATGAAGCGGTGTCCAAGCCAGTAAAGCGTGTCTCATGCCTTAGATCCTTCCTTTTTATGTTTCAACATATTTTGTGCCATGGTCTTGAGCGTAGGAAGATCCCGATGCAACAAAAGAAAGGCAATCATTAGATAGAGGACGACCTTGTACAAGAAATTCTGCCACATCAAAGGCCCCTCAGGATGACAAATATCGTAGAACAAGCCCATGCCACTCCCTAAAATCAAAATTCCGACATACCCCAACAAACGTTTTATCTTAAAGTCTACCGGCTCAATCTTACGAGATAAGAGATAAACAATCCCAGTGGTTAACATCCATTGCAATAAAAGAACAACTGCCGGCGTCATCAAGCCCAAGACTTGCGTCAAAGTGGCCGATAAGAAAACACTTAATAAAGAACCCGATAAGGTTGCCAAGAAAATAAACCGCGTGGCCTTGGTATTATAAAAGAGTGTATTCACATAAAACAGATAAATGGAACGAATCTGATAAGCAATCAAAATCACAGGCACTAAGGTCCACGCCAACAAGTAGGAAGGATGGATAAAGATCTGAATCACTTCTTTAATGAAGAAGGCCATGCCTAAACTTATCAAAAGATACAGTCGACTTAAAATATCTGTAAATTGAATGGCCTTCTCCTTTTCCTTACCTCCCATGTCCATCAAGGAATAAAACCAAGGAACATAAGCTGAATTCACGGAATATTGAATGGTATCAATAATCAACATAAACTGAGAAGCTGTAGTATACAAGCCAGCACTCGCCGTAGATACTTGATTATTCAAGAATAACCGCGACACAAAATCCGCAATCTGCGTAGACATTAAATGCGGTAGCAAGGGAACTGAATAAGTCAACGCTTCCTTGAGATAACTCTTGTTAAAACGAAAAGAAATAATATCCTGTTGGTACAAACTCACCAAGGAATACACTCCAAAAGTGAGCCCGGTCAAGAGATAAGACATTAACTGCCCGCTCGCTCCCCATTGAAAAATGACGATAAAGAGGATGTTGCAGGTGACCATCATTGCAAAATTCAACAAACTATTAATGGCATAAGTCTTCGCCCGCTCCATCGTCTGCAAAAGAGTCTGATAGATGGTATAGATAGGATTAACAATAACCGTTAAGACGCCCATAAAGATATAAGGATAAAAAGCAATGCTGCTAATAAAAGGCTCAATCAAAATATCCTTCAAAAGAACGATGATGCCTCCTAAGAGACAACTATTCAACAGAATAAAAATCATGATCGTCCCGTAGAAACTCTTTAATTGCTCCCAGTTCTCTCGATAACGATAATAGTATCTCTGGACCGCACTATTCAAAGAAAAAGTAAATAAGAGCGTTAATACAGCCGTTAAAGAATTAACCACTCCCACAATTCCATAATCTTGAGGGGTCAGATACAACGTATATAAAGGTAATAAAATAAATCCAATCGCCTTTTGAAAAATAGAGGTAATCGAATAAATTCCTGAGTTGATGAGGACTTTTTTTGCTGAAGACGGTTTTTCGTTCGACATAGGTCATCTCCCTTCATAAGATTCCAATATACCTTATACCCATAACGAAAACAAAAAGCAAGAAAAAACTTTGGCTTTAAAAAAAACTTAGAATTTTTCTTACTTTTTGTCCTTTTTATTTTGAATCCGCAAAAGAACCCGTCTGTATAATTTCTTAGCGTACGTCTTACTTCGCTACATAAAAGCAATGCAAAGTCCCACAAATAAGTTTCTGAATTTGGAACGGGTCTCCCTTTTACTCCTCCGTTCCTTTCCATACAAAAAAGCTGCCGAAGCAGCTTCTTTATTGAATATCTTGCAAAATTTGTTTAATATTTCGTTTACCATAAATAACACGTACAAGATTCACGTGCTTTTTCTCTTCGTCAATAAGATAAACAAGCAAAAAGTGATCAACTACAACCTTCCTTAACTTCTTATTCCTTTCGTAATCATGTGTGGCTTTTGACTTTCATCAATATAATAAACTTGCGCCGACTTCAAATTCTTTCTGAAATCAGCCCAGGAGTAATCAGGATCCTCTTTAGACCCCTTCCCTGTTAAAGGTTGTTGTTGGAGTCCATACAAAGGAGATTCATTCAGACGTAAACCTGAAATTTGGCCAGAGTTATCCGTTGCACTGACCGTAATGATTGTCTCTTCGCCCTCGTAGACATGAATTTGCGTGATATTTCCGTTCTGTTGTACGTAAGGTTGACTGCCAGGGGCTGTGGAAGAGACCGTCACCGTCACTTCTGGAGTGACCGTATCTACCGCTCCATTCCGTGATCGCGTCATTCCTCTCACAGGAGTTCCTAAAGGCATAAACGCCGAACGCTCTTCCCTCTTTTCTTCGTGTAAATCAATTGAAGAAAGACTTCTTTGTGTTCGCCTGGACCGATTTGTAGAAGTTGCAGGCTCTTCTTTGGGAGAAGATAGGCTGTGCGTATTTTGAGACTTTGGAGAATCTTCAAGGCCTTTAGAAGACGTCTTTTCAACTTTACCCTCTACGGCTTGTACAGACGTAATAGCCGGGAGAGGGACCTCCTTCAAGGCTTGAAGCTTAGCTACAAGCATCTCCTTCTCTGGACCATCTGCGAGCAAAGTCACCGCTTGATTCGCCTTTTGTTTAGCGGTCAGAACGGCTTGCCACAATTCTTTCAAGTACTGGTGTTCCTCTTTTGTAATTTTGTGATCTGATTGGCTTTGCTCTACAGCTTCTAGGAAGATTTGATAAGCTAGCTGCGCTTGCTTCACTTCTTCTAAGAGAGAGGAATTCACGAGTGGTTTAGGTGCAGACACTTGTTTTTTGGAAGAGACTTCCTTCGAAAGAGGAATGACTTCTTGAGTGCCCTTTTTTCTTCAAGAGGTAAAATCTCTGAAGAAACTCCCCCTTCAGAGACTGAACGATCGACTCCTTCTGCATGAACAAGGGAAGATTCACTAGCAAATAAGAGCCCTGAAGCTATAGCTACAGAAGCGACACCAACGCTTAACTTCCGGATGCCATAATAAGTCATCTTCTCCCCTTTCTTTTTCTCTTTCATCAACTTGTTTTTTGTACTAAACATTTCTTCATCCTCCCTATGCATGCATTACGAAAACATTCTTGTCCTTTGCAACAATTGCTTTTCCTACATACTCAGAATAAAACACTCTTCTTTTCCTTTCTATGCCTGCTTTTTGTACTTTACACTTCTTTTTTTTGAGCGGGTTGTCCCTTTAATTTTTGTTTTGAGAATAATTTGAAATTCTGTGTTTTTAATGAAAGAGGAACAAAGAAGGCCAACCCTATAAAATAAAAAAGCCGCTCTTTGTATAAAAAGAGCAGCAAACTATGGATACTAATAAGATAGTCTTCGTCGCTTAAGAAGACGCCACAAGGTGATCCATATCTTCCAATAATTGATTGAGTATTTGTTTATTTGACATAGTGGTAATCACATGGCAAACTGCACCTTTAACAAGAGGCATATGAGCGCTTAAAAGCACAATATCATAGTCACAATTCGTTTCCGCAAAATTAATCACCCGTGAACAAGTTTCAATCATCGCTTTATTTCTCAGCATCTCTTGGAGAGCATTCTTATACTTCTCGTCGAAGGCATAATTCCCTGTATAGACCAAAATCTTAACTGGACGTACAAGACAAGGAAGTTCCTGAATAAGATTAGGCCAAAGAGAAAGCAACTTAAACAAATACTTGACGCTCCTTTCTTTTGAAGAGTATTGAAGAAGGAATTCCCCTTCTTATGCGATTCAATTTCCACTTTCTACTCAAGAACTTGAAGACAAAATGAGTAATTGTGTAAGATGGAGAGAATCTCATCTTTATATGGGTATACTATACCTTATCGTTTTTATTTCATAAAATTCTCACCCAGAGAGTAAGAGATTGAGGAGCCCATCAAGTATGAAAAAATCCTGTGCCTACTGATCAAATAGAGAACCTAAGTGGATAAGCTCTATTTCTTGATTATCACTACTCTTCTGCACGCGAATCAGTGAGCGATAAGTAATCGGAAGTTTTCTCTCATGAACATCAGATTCGGCAAATACCACAGCCCCGACAACTTCACACTCGAATTCTTTCACCAGACTATGCATTCCCTTCATGGTTCCTCCAACATTCATATAGTCATCTACAATCAAAATATTTTGATGGCGGGATAAACTATTTTTAGTGAGTCCCATTTTTTTTACTTGATTATTATTTCCAGCCACATAAGTGACCGAAACCGTAGAGCCTTCTGTTAATTTGGCTTCTCTTTGAACGACAACAAAAGGCACATTTAAAGCGTAGGCCACTGCTTGCGCTAAAGGAATTCCCTTCGTGGCCATTGTCATGATCACATCAATTTCTTGATTAAAGTAAGCAGAGGCAATAATCGTTCCAATCTTCCTTAAATCTTCAGGATTCCCTAAAATATCGGAAAAATAAAAATAGCCGCCGGGCAAAATACGTTGATTATCACTCAAGCGGAGCGCTAATTGCTCCATATATTTTCTAGATTGATCTTCGGCTAGTCTCGGACGAAAGACTACTCCTCCCGAAGCTCCAGCAAGGGTTTCTACTTTTCCAATGCCGGCTTGTTTAAATTGATCTGCAATAATGCCTATGTCCTCAGATATCGAAGATTTCGCTGCATTATATGCTTTTCCAAAAAATGGCAAAGGAATCGTCGTATACGGGTGATTGAGTAAGTAATGCGTCATATCGACTAATCGATGACTGCGCTTCATTTTCATAAGTCAAACTCCTTCAGTTATTGCTTTTTTTATTATAGGGGAAATCTCCTAGAAATCAATAGTGCCGGCTTGAAATTGTTCGTTTCTCTTACAAAAAAGATTTCCCTCTTAGGGGGTTCCTCCTAGTTTTGATGAAAGAAATGACTTTTT includes the following:
- the purR gene encoding pur operon repressor; the protein is MKMKRSHRLVDMTHYLLNHPYTTIPLPFFGKAYNAAKSSISEDIGIIADQFKQAGIGKVETLAGASGGVVFRPRLAEDQSRKYMEQLALRLSDNQRILPGGYFYFSDILGNPEDLRKIGTIIASAYFNQEIDVIMTMATKGIPLAQAVAYALNVPFVVVQREAKLTEGSTVSVTYVAGNNNQVKKMGLTKNSLSRHQNILIVDDYMNVGGTMKGMHSLVKEFECEVVGAVVFAESDVHERKLPITYRSLIRVQKSSDNQEIELIHLGSLFDQ
- a CDS encoding polysialyltransferase family glycosyltransferase; amino-acid sequence: MRHALLAWTPLHVVTSLNLIENFLKREDVTLYLYDEFTQAETLYRTLRELRKDIRVVRISYQKMGPNYRSIPRLFFNTNPFTEEFFDHLYFPGDNYFGRLLYAQHHKSGKKFHLHYFEDGMAPYLGVPPMQVNNWVDQLQLDWNKHSLFSGKWESEYLYRPDLVKRPLADQKISLPPLKAGNPALEIIREVFQKAYQIHPQEESEHGLLYFDQPFLHDKTGIDEVAVYQRVKEVADQVGWKAFVKLHPRSPKGKYGPVDYLETDLPWEIYLLFFDTKNLIMTTVNSTAALSPYLLFEEKTPVLFLTEWVYRMYYDQADRHTRQVLDNSRSLLHLVTALYQDRLFVPKDSEDLFEKLVTMDAASC
- a CDS encoding lipopolysaccharide biosynthesis protein translates to MSNEKPSSAKKVLINSGIYSITSIFQKAIGFILLPLYTLYLTPQDYGIVGVVNSLTAVLTLLFTFSLNSAVQRYYYRYRENWEQLKSFYGTIMIFILLNSCLLGGIIVLLKDILIEPFISSIAFYPYIFMGVLTVIVNPIYTIYQTLLQTMERAKTYAINSLLNFAMMVTCNILFIVIFQWGASGQLMSYLLTGLTFGVYSLVSLYQQDIISFRFNKSYLKEALTYSVPLLPHLMSTQIADFVSRLFLNNQVSTASAGLYTTASQFMLIIDTIQYSVNSAYVPWFYSLMDMGGKEKEKAIQFTDILSRLYLLISLGMAFFIKEVIQIFIHPSYLLAWTLVPVILIAYQIRSIYLFYVNTLFYNTKATRFIFLATLSGSLLSVFLSATLTQVLGLMTPAVVLLLQWMLTTGIVYLLSRKIEPVDFKIKRLLGYVGILILGSGMGLFYDICHPEGPLMWQNFLYKVVLYLMIAFLLLHRDLPTLKTMAQNMLKHKKEGSKA
- a CDS encoding YSIRK-type signal peptide-containing protein (The YSIRK form of extended signal peptide directs nascent proteins to the cross-wall site, while signal peptides lacking YSIRK direct proteins instead to the cell pole. A large fraction of YSIRK proteins are surface proteins anchored by sortase-mediated processing of a C-terminal LPXTG motif.); the encoded protein is MHREDEEMFSTKNKLMKEKKKGEKMTYYGIRKLSVGVASVAIASGLLFASESSLVHAEGVDRSVSEGGVSSEILPLEEKRALKKSFLFRRKSLPKNKCLHLNHS
- a CDS encoding GA-like domain-containing protein, with translation MKQAQLAYQIFLEAVEQSQSDHKITKEEHQYLKELWQAVLTAKQKANQAVTLLADGPEKEMLVAKLQALKEVPLPAITSVQAVEGKVEKTSSKGLEDSPKSQNTHSLSSPKEEPATSTNRSRRTQRSLSSIDLHEEKREERSAFMPLGTPVRGMTRSRNGAVDTVTPEVTVTVSSTAPGSQPYVQQNGNITQIHVYEGEETIITVSATDNSGQISGLRLNESPLYGLQQQPLTGKGSKEDPDYSWADFRKNLKSAQVYYIDESQKPHMITKGIRS